A genomic segment from Halobellus litoreus encodes:
- a CDS encoding vWA domain-containing protein translates to MNVRIVPPTGDSEDGDRPSRDDGPARLGRKGDIDRSESVDVSEYPLVDIHVNVDTEDTSELDEEHFTVYQEGERTPIRDFDFRASALDLVFVFDDTGSMYDEIDGAKRGVTKLTTAIADRGIDARYGLVSFKDAPEVDQGLTSDPTELKSAVNDLEASAGGDAPEANYDAIETALGLDLRDEATTVFVDITDASSHYQGDGSGFSDYTREEVAADLNRRDVTFVAVAPDEFGSADGPGSVKGLAGDAGGLWTDIDEEEFDWVLDRIIALLVGTYVLTVHTCTPPGEDWSVTVEFDHPRFGSGSDSSFISVPGHETLPPECEEDELTAGTAVDERPEDRVRDRDRAAVDERPEDRIRDRDRGAVKERSDDDSGAESDEDTSEDATPLVMEIDDEEPPVGAPVSVTVRGPSGRIEGAVLEAREQRAETSSRGTATLRFEESGPVELRVDSSDPAHAPNAKTLTVGGAAPTEDDESGDDEVTDADVTDEVTREDAESGDDAAAGGDDEDDPIPVVLEPSSVTVDVGAEVSVTVRDRTGSRVANATLETDRGHAAVTDSRGECQFEFDRTGEVTVELVDTESGAHESATTRIDVV, encoded by the coding sequence GTGAACGTACGTATCGTTCCACCCACGGGTGACAGCGAGGACGGGGACCGGCCGTCGCGGGACGACGGACCGGCCCGACTGGGACGCAAAGGCGACATCGACCGCTCGGAATCGGTCGATGTCTCGGAGTATCCGCTGGTCGACATCCACGTCAACGTCGACACCGAGGACACCAGCGAACTCGACGAAGAACACTTTACCGTGTATCAGGAGGGCGAGCGGACTCCGATCCGGGACTTCGATTTCAGGGCGTCGGCCCTCGATCTCGTGTTCGTCTTCGACGACACCGGCAGTATGTACGACGAGATCGACGGCGCGAAACGGGGCGTGACGAAGTTGACGACGGCCATCGCAGACCGGGGCATCGACGCCAGGTACGGCCTCGTTTCGTTCAAGGACGCCCCGGAGGTGGACCAGGGGCTGACGAGCGATCCCACCGAACTGAAGTCCGCGGTGAACGACCTGGAAGCCAGCGCCGGCGGCGACGCTCCCGAGGCGAACTACGACGCCATCGAGACGGCGCTCGGACTCGACCTCCGCGACGAGGCGACGACGGTGTTCGTCGACATCACCGACGCCTCGTCACACTACCAGGGCGACGGCAGCGGCTTCTCCGACTACACGCGCGAGGAAGTCGCCGCGGACCTGAACCGGCGGGACGTGACCTTCGTCGCGGTCGCTCCGGACGAGTTCGGCAGCGCGGACGGCCCCGGGAGCGTCAAAGGTCTCGCGGGCGACGCCGGTGGTCTCTGGACCGACATCGACGAAGAGGAGTTCGACTGGGTGCTCGATCGCATCATCGCGCTGCTGGTCGGGACGTACGTTCTCACGGTCCACACCTGCACGCCGCCGGGGGAGGACTGGTCGGTCACCGTCGAGTTCGACCACCCCCGATTCGGCTCCGGGTCGGATTCGAGTTTCATCTCCGTCCCCGGTCACGAGACGCTCCCGCCGGAGTGCGAGGAAGACGAGCTCACGGCGGGAACCGCGGTCGACGAGCGGCCGGAAGATCGGGTCCGCGATCGCGACCGCGCCGCCGTCGACGAACGACCCGAAGACCGGATTCGAGACCGCGACCGCGGCGCGGTCAAAGAGCGCTCCGACGACGATAGCGGTGCCGAGTCCGACGAGGACACGTCAGAGGACGCCACTCCGCTCGTGATGGAGATCGACGACGAGGAGCCGCCCGTCGGCGCGCCAGTCTCGGTCACCGTGCGCGGCCCCTCGGGCAGAATCGAGGGCGCGGTTCTCGAAGCACGGGAGCAGCGGGCCGAGACCTCTTCCCGCGGCACGGCCACGCTCCGCTTCGAAGAGTCGGGACCGGTCGAACTCCGGGTGGACAGCTCCGACCCGGCCCACGCACCGAATGCCAAGACGCTCACGGTCGGCGGTGCGGCACCGACCGAAGACGACGAATCCGGCGACGACGAGGTCACGGACGCGGATGTGACGGACGAGGTCACGAGGGAAGACGCCGAGTCCGGCGACGACGCGGCCGCCGGCGGTGACGACGAGGACGACCCGATCCCAGTCGTTCTGGAACCGAGCAGTGTCACTGTCGACGTGGGCGCCGAAGTCTCAGTCACGGTTCGGGACCGTACCGGTTCGAGGGTCGCGAACGCGACGCTCGAAACCGACCGTGGCCACGCGGCGGTCACCGACTCGCGGGGCGAGTGTCAGTTCGAGTTCGATCGGACTGGCGAGGTCACGGTCGAACTCGTCGACACCGAGAGCGGCGCTCACGAGTCGGCGACGACCCGTATCGACGTGGTGTAG
- a CDS encoding tubulin-like doman-containing protein, translating into MDPTERFNVPDTIVGIGGAGKEVVFQMMSVRDPDDEDGDHNEWIMREVMEPGDGSEGVPNELLQAFVVETEQEQVKIDVPRCNRINDRIGEMAESYDTAVYEPEINYINVVEGADVAGHELVSESVINDFAANTNLNCWWFGGDDIDTKENYSNGVVRRRALGKGLYYASRAGPDPIHELVRAADSGTHVDIVVGLGGGTGSGIFLDLARALENDADVEVTLFGIIPKSDEDTDIKANAYAALSELEYLSLTDQNPFRNIVLLPYGPAEDDTGFDEAVVNAILAHCNTRGTNIPRKLNPDKTAGPAPYAPFTVAVPQVIRFDAPGIKKSRENFSTYATEHDSIRETELSLYEDVVSFLSDYHESVYEEYDQYGSSDGYRLREEELDDLHERIDEVESLVQLDDLARSGYDAAPDIAAELDSLRNDDILANPDFDEDDHEERKRAVVNELPDTFVEGNFGRPPGGFDRSEDEELYDLVTQALETVRERRELFKAKNMLDSGIEQDGIEAALNTRSKGTPERRKVKAELDDANRSLSVLRDRKHDYELGEALATAELADAIDAWERNYDETVSELISLQENYARIDELLTDLDNAINSAATAVRDPDSDQVRIEKLNFDEFGELNAKLSEVGLSELSSGEIQNSVLNLRKARQAWLDAENKEGVLDRIGAMFENTDPSNRYSDARREIKPDIYEVADWGPDTNDFYVQVKADPVAAVQQELENHRDTLIQNLLDSLEEYIERPTTSLSEIVDRAESGDFRAEDLDLDDADRGRIELNDVENLTALPALGADPYDFESALDSALHESDATRSQSLIHDLTEESEDDTNAVYDAFYAAYVEPFAAARENAEAKLERQRTVRDKYSALDGVLETGIKLTKLYEDRMEPDDIPESTEGSVESGPYVKMKSAQDRGALLGRPDIDEAGLWDTEQSYIRTYIRDVAELVDRQSEYLPLAHSSISHSEAANPNYNQFAIAPVYMSRMFEDPRSKGDSARFTEIADILENGSIHLDGGGQYNPRRVAFGGPWDVSTTVFVGGVMADNLRPFRKEYRNAYESERRDLGDDGFIRHVHGLDGIDTGTGDFFGEYDGGFVHRDRLFNFNDDDDALFVLDNDEPTIVDRLLAYHDIERFDSKVPIGDKDGDE; encoded by the coding sequence ATGGACCCGACTGAGCGATTCAACGTCCCCGACACCATCGTTGGGATCGGTGGTGCGGGGAAGGAAGTCGTCTTTCAGATGATGTCCGTCCGGGACCCCGACGACGAGGACGGAGATCACAACGAGTGGATTATGCGGGAGGTGATGGAACCGGGCGACGGCAGCGAGGGTGTCCCCAACGAGTTGCTGCAGGCCTTCGTCGTCGAGACCGAACAGGAACAGGTGAAAATCGACGTGCCGCGATGCAACCGGATCAACGACCGCATCGGGGAGATGGCCGAATCCTACGACACCGCCGTCTACGAGCCCGAAATCAACTACATCAACGTCGTCGAAGGGGCCGACGTCGCTGGACACGAACTGGTGAGCGAGTCCGTCATCAACGACTTTGCGGCGAACACGAACCTGAATTGCTGGTGGTTCGGCGGCGACGACATCGACACCAAAGAGAACTACTCCAACGGCGTCGTTCGGCGTCGGGCGCTCGGGAAGGGGCTCTACTACGCCAGCCGTGCGGGGCCGGACCCGATCCACGAACTGGTCCGCGCGGCCGACTCCGGCACCCACGTCGACATCGTCGTCGGCCTCGGCGGCGGCACGGGATCGGGGATCTTCCTCGACCTCGCCCGGGCGCTCGAAAACGACGCGGACGTCGAGGTCACGCTCTTCGGAATCATCCCCAAAAGCGACGAGGACACCGACATCAAGGCCAACGCCTACGCCGCGCTCTCGGAACTGGAGTACCTCTCGCTCACCGACCAGAACCCGTTCAGAAACATCGTCCTGCTTCCCTACGGCCCGGCCGAGGACGACACCGGTTTCGACGAAGCCGTCGTCAACGCCATCCTGGCGCACTGTAACACCCGCGGAACGAACATCCCTCGAAAGCTCAATCCAGACAAGACGGCGGGCCCGGCCCCCTACGCCCCGTTCACGGTCGCGGTGCCGCAGGTCATCCGATTCGACGCTCCCGGGATCAAGAAGTCCCGGGAGAACTTCTCCACGTACGCGACCGAACACGACTCGATCCGCGAAACCGAACTGTCCCTGTACGAGGACGTCGTCTCGTTCCTCTCGGACTACCACGAGAGCGTCTACGAGGAGTACGATCAGTACGGCTCCAGCGACGGCTACCGGCTTCGCGAGGAGGAACTGGACGACCTCCACGAGCGGATCGACGAGGTCGAGTCGCTGGTGCAACTCGACGACCTGGCGCGCTCGGGCTACGACGCGGCTCCGGACATCGCCGCGGAACTCGACTCGCTGCGAAACGACGACATCCTCGCGAACCCCGACTTCGACGAGGACGATCACGAGGAGCGAAAGCGCGCGGTCGTCAACGAACTGCCGGACACCTTCGTCGAGGGCAACTTCGGTCGACCGCCGGGCGGCTTCGACCGCTCGGAGGACGAGGAGCTCTACGACCTGGTGACACAGGCGCTGGAGACCGTCCGCGAGCGGCGCGAACTGTTCAAAGCCAAGAATATGCTCGATTCGGGGATCGAGCAGGACGGCATCGAAGCCGCACTCAACACGCGGAGTAAGGGCACGCCGGAACGACGAAAGGTCAAGGCGGAACTCGACGACGCCAACCGGTCGCTCTCGGTGCTCCGCGACAGGAAGCACGACTACGAACTGGGCGAGGCGTTGGCGACCGCGGAACTCGCGGACGCCATCGACGCCTGGGAACGGAACTACGACGAGACCGTCTCCGAACTCATCAGCCTCCAGGAGAACTACGCGCGGATCGACGAGCTGTTGACGGACCTCGACAACGCGATCAACTCCGCGGCGACCGCGGTTCGAGACCCCGATTCAGATCAGGTCCGCATCGAGAAACTGAACTTCGACGAGTTCGGCGAACTCAACGCCAAACTCTCCGAGGTCGGACTCAGCGAACTCTCCTCCGGTGAGATTCAAAACTCCGTTCTCAACCTCCGCAAGGCGCGGCAGGCGTGGCTCGACGCCGAAAACAAGGAGGGGGTCCTCGACCGGATCGGCGCGATGTTCGAGAACACCGACCCCTCGAACCGGTACTCCGACGCACGGCGCGAGATCAAGCCCGACATCTACGAGGTCGCCGACTGGGGTCCCGACACGAACGACTTCTACGTCCAGGTGAAGGCCGACCCCGTCGCGGCGGTGCAGCAGGAACTGGAGAACCATCGCGACACGCTGATTCAGAACCTCCTCGACTCCTTGGAGGAGTACATCGAGCGTCCGACCACCTCGCTCTCGGAGATCGTCGACCGCGCGGAAAGCGGCGACTTCCGCGCCGAAGACCTCGACCTCGACGACGCCGACCGGGGCCGAATCGAGCTCAACGACGTCGAGAATCTGACGGCGCTTCCCGCCCTCGGTGCCGACCCCTACGACTTCGAGTCGGCGTTGGATTCGGCGCTGCACGAGTCGGACGCGACGCGATCGCAGAGCCTGATCCACGACCTGACAGAAGAGTCCGAAGACGACACCAACGCCGTCTACGACGCGTTTTACGCCGCGTACGTCGAACCCTTCGCCGCCGCCAGAGAGAACGCGGAGGCGAAACTGGAGCGGCAGCGGACGGTCCGTGACAAGTACTCGGCGCTTGACGGGGTTCTCGAAACGGGGATCAAACTGACGAAACTCTACGAGGATCGGATGGAGCCGGACGACATCCCCGAGAGCACCGAAGGCTCCGTCGAGAGCGGCCCGTACGTCAAGATGAAGAGCGCGCAGGACCGCGGCGCGCTGCTCGGACGGCCCGACATCGACGAGGCCGGACTGTGGGACACCGAACAGAGCTACATCCGGACGTATATCCGCGACGTCGCCGAACTGGTCGACCGACAGTCGGAGTACCTCCCGCTCGCCCACAGTTCCATCAGCCACAGCGAGGCCGCCAATCCGAACTACAACCAGTTCGCGATCGCGCCGGTCTATATGAGCCGGATGTTCGAAGATCCGCGTTCGAAGGGCGACAGCGCGCGGTTCACCGAAATCGCCGACATCTTAGAGAACGGGTCGATCCATCTGGACGGCGGTGGCCAGTACAACCCACGCCGCGTCGCGTTCGGCGGCCCGTGGGACGTTTCGACGACGGTGTTCGTCGGCGGCGTGATGGCGGACAACCTCCGTCCGTTCCGCAAGGAGTACCGGAACGCCTACGAGTCCGAGCGCCGGGACCTCGGCGACGACGGGTTCATCAGGCACGTTCACGGCCTCGACGGGATCGACACCGGGACCGGGGACTTCTTCGGCGAATACGACGGCGGATTCGTCCACCGGGACCGGCTGTTCAACTTCAACGACGACGACGACGCACTGTTCGTCCTCGACAACGACGAGCCGACGATCGTCGATCGGCTGCTGGCGTACCACGACATCGAACGGTTCGACAGCAAAGTCCCGATCGGCGACAAAGACGGCGACGAGTGA
- a CDS encoding Hsp70 family protein, with translation MSSETTAIGIDLGTTNSAAAQKVGELPDVADGDGDGTMRSVVTFEPGDDKVIVGDEAVSYLETDPDVTVTSIKREMGTDYTFAVDDDSYTLQEYTPEMVSGLILKKAVQKAEASFGTEPDSAVITVPADFPEPARRATETAAKYADIDVLRLLPEPSAACAAYGLRDRDDPIETVAVYDLGGGTFDISIVEIIHEADLYEVQGNDGKQKLGGDDFDERLAEHVKSEFEAETGFDLSDDHVANIRVKQAAKEAKHKLSTGDETEIRIPFIVEDETLEQTITRETFEDLTSDLVDKTLEVCQGLLDDLDDTEKDDIDTVLLVGGSSKMPQVQDAVEDFFGQEPSKEVNPDEAVAQGAAKQAAIISRRRGLEGEERDPDELPGEEGGIFPVAPDSIGIRLADGSFSRIIEKNESLPVRHTEDNYSTTRDNQTRARIEVYQGDSDVAEENDKIEEFVLDNIREAKAGVPNIAVEFELDENGVLRTKAWDKSIGDEASTEGGVEISAGEGEGSESEDDEIARIRRQLPSV, from the coding sequence ATGTCTTCAGAGACCACTGCGATCGGAATCGACCTCGGAACGACTAACAGCGCCGCCGCCCAGAAGGTCGGCGAACTACCCGACGTCGCCGACGGCGACGGCGATGGAACGATGCGGTCGGTCGTCACCTTCGAGCCCGGTGACGACAAGGTGATCGTCGGCGACGAGGCCGTGAGCTATCTCGAGACGGATCCCGACGTGACGGTCACGTCTATCAAGCGGGAGATGGGGACCGATTACACGTTCGCCGTTGACGACGACAGTTACACGCTGCAGGAGTACACGCCCGAGATGGTCTCGGGGCTGATTCTGAAAAAGGCCGTCCAGAAGGCCGAAGCCTCCTTCGGAACCGAACCCGACAGCGCCGTCATCACGGTGCCGGCGGACTTCCCCGAACCGGCCCGGCGGGCGACCGAGACGGCGGCGAAGTACGCCGACATCGACGTGCTTCGGCTGCTGCCCGAACCGAGCGCCGCGTGCGCCGCCTACGGGCTTCGCGACCGGGACGATCCGATCGAGACCGTCGCCGTCTACGACCTCGGTGGCGGGACCTTCGACATCAGCATCGTCGAGATCATCCACGAGGCGGACCTCTACGAGGTACAGGGCAACGACGGCAAGCAGAAACTCGGCGGCGACGACTTCGACGAGCGCCTCGCCGAGCACGTGAAATCCGAGTTCGAAGCGGAGACCGGCTTCGACCTCAGCGACGACCACGTGGCGAATATTCGCGTCAAACAGGCCGCCAAAGAAGCGAAACACAAGCTCTCGACGGGCGACGAGACGGAGATCCGGATCCCCTTCATCGTCGAGGACGAGACGCTCGAACAGACGATCACGCGGGAGACGTTCGAGGACCTCACGAGCGACCTCGTCGACAAGACCCTGGAGGTCTGTCAGGGCCTGCTCGACGACCTCGACGACACGGAGAAAGACGACATCGACACCGTGCTCTTGGTCGGCGGCTCCTCGAAGATGCCGCAGGTGCAGGACGCCGTCGAGGACTTCTTCGGCCAAGAGCCCTCCAAGGAGGTCAACCCCGACGAGGCCGTCGCACAGGGTGCCGCCAAGCAGGCCGCGATCATCTCCAGGCGGCGGGGACTCGAAGGGGAGGAACGGGACCCCGACGAACTCCCGGGCGAGGAGGGCGGAATCTTCCCCGTCGCGCCGGACAGCATCGGGATCCGTCTGGCGGACGGATCGTTCAGCCGAATCATCGAGAAGAACGAGTCGCTGCCGGTCCGACACACCGAGGACAACTACTCGACGACGCGCGACAACCAGACGCGCGCCCGGATCGAGGTGTACCAGGGCGACTCCGACGTCGCCGAGGAGAACGACAAGATCGAGGAGTTCGTGCTGGACAACATCCGCGAGGCGAAGGCCGGCGTTCCGAACATCGCCGTCGAGTTCGAACTCGACGAGAACGGCGTGCTCCGGACGAAAGCGTGGGACAAATCCATCGGCGACGAGGCGTCGACCGAGGGCGGCGTCGAAATCTCCGCGGGCGAAGGTGAGGGCAGCGAGTCCGAGGACGACGAGATCGCCCGGATCCGTCGACAGCTCCCGTCGGTCTGA
- the grpE gene encoding nucleotide exchange factor GrpE translates to MSPGPADDEEQPESNDEHGDAEASAGERPPESREEPSTGEDAEKTAAEERGESDERPEAAGQTRDRPADDRQGDGEPEGRAAEADQPSAMDDTDADRDTEHGDRPPSEGPADGADSSTQTEGEGATADDASETAADTDRTADGEVGKVDSQESGSASNSEDGSESAANRRNEDGREGASKAADGDTAGRGSSEGEATTRVDFSSSTGSRNAEAGGPDGSASPKSIGDESDGEPDVAREGPETDEADDGAETDEPGEERETDEAGDEAGTEESDVEPSAEERLRIAERELQELQERKRDDKADDSVAAVTPSHELVEARKAYVSALQARNEELKRKLEERGEALEAAHERAERERERADERIEQKEKQIERYKERLDKKLESELKYASEDLVRGMLADVRSPLARALEQGEDIKDGVEVTLKEFDRVLEDEEDVVPIVPELGEKLNRERHEAVRTVDTDAEKNTIVEVMEPGFEMDGEIREKAAVFVAEE, encoded by the coding sequence ATGTCTCCCGGCCCTGCAGACGACGAGGAGCAGCCAGAATCGAACGACGAGCACGGAGACGCGGAAGCGTCTGCGGGAGAACGACCACCGGAGTCGCGTGAGGAGCCGTCGACCGGTGAAGACGCCGAAAAGACGGCAGCCGAGGAACGCGGAGAGTCGGACGAACGTCCGGAAGCGGCGGGGCAGACGCGGGACCGTCCGGCCGACGACCGGCAGGGAGACGGCGAACCGGAAGGTCGGGCGGCGGAAGCGGACCAGCCGTCGGCGATGGATGACACCGACGCGGATCGCGACACGGAGCACGGTGATCGGCCCCCGTCCGAGGGTCCTGCCGACGGGGCTGATTCGTCGACCCAGACGGAGGGAGAGGGCGCGACTGCGGACGACGCTTCGGAGACGGCGGCCGATACGGACCGAACGGCGGACGGGGAGGTCGGGAAGGTCGATTCGCAGGAGTCGGGATCGGCGTCGAACTCGGAGGACGGAAGCGAGTCGGCGGCGAACCGCAGGAACGAGGACGGCCGGGAAGGGGCGTCCAAGGCAGCCGACGGCGACACCGCCGGCCGAGGATCCTCCGAGGGGGAGGCCACTACGAGAGTGGACTTTTCATCGTCGACCGGCAGCAGGAACGCCGAGGCCGGCGGTCCAGACGGCTCCGCGAGCCCGAAATCGATCGGTGACGAATCCGACGGAGAACCGGACGTGGCTCGCGAGGGGCCGGAAACCGACGAGGCAGACGACGGGGCGGAAACCGACGAGCCTGGCGAGGAGCGGGAAACCGACGAGGCGGGAGACGAAGCAGGAACCGAAGAGTCCGATGTCGAGCCGTCGGCCGAAGAGCGTCTCAGGATCGCAGAGCGGGAGCTCCAAGAGCTTCAGGAGCGGAAGAGGGATGACAAGGCGGACGACTCCGTGGCGGCGGTGACGCCGTCGCACGAATTGGTCGAGGCACGGAAAGCCTACGTCTCGGCGTTGCAAGCGCGCAACGAGGAACTGAAACGGAAGCTCGAAGAACGGGGTGAAGCCCTCGAAGCGGCCCACGAGCGGGCCGAGCGCGAACGCGAACGCGCCGACGAGCGGATCGAGCAGAAGGAAAAGCAGATCGAGCGGTACAAAGAGCGACTCGACAAGAAACTGGAATCGGAGCTCAAGTACGCGAGCGAGGATCTCGTCAGGGGGATGTTGGCGGACGTCCGGTCGCCGTTAGCCAGGGCGCTCGAACAGGGCGAGGACATCAAAGACGGCGTGGAAGTGACGCTCAAGGAGTTCGACAGGGTGCTGGAGGACGAGGAGGACGTCGTCCCGATCGTTCCCGAACTGGGCGAGAAGCTGAATCGGGAGCGACACGAGGCCGTGAGGACGGTCGACACCGACGCCGAAAAGAACACGATCGTGGAGGTAATGGAACCGGGGTTCGAGATGGACGGCGAGATCCGTGAGAAGGCGGCGGTCTTCGTCGCCGAGGAGTGA
- a CDS encoding aspartate/glutamate racemase family protein: protein MNATIGVVGGMGNEAMADLAANVASLDGSADHSYVLYGNSRQAFTPEEADQEWEAGDPPLLRKRATGEFTAALLQNLGAAQIGLSCNGAHPLFRDIFRDLDADFVDMIAETARVPAVDDGVLVLGTSRTLEKRLYDDDLEAAGVEAFQPTPRNVDRLMDVIYDPEFGIKTGTVTDRAEDLLCELVREECDRHPAIDTVVLGCTELPLALTPESIPRLKEEGALPEHLTFVDPTQVLAERLLDDADDAEPPSVSLAVDDSPHLDYDPPFAARVGSLSEMVTLQSNLIEWTMEYFADRGASVGGSYLHLPTLFFVDYDRPIPLDLDALDLTVQEYDAIPSEPDDAIERALERNFEQVSHLL from the coding sequence ATGAACGCGACCATCGGCGTCGTCGGCGGGATGGGTAACGAAGCCATGGCCGACCTGGCGGCCAACGTCGCCTCGCTCGACGGATCGGCAGACCACTCGTACGTGCTCTACGGCAACTCTCGGCAGGCGTTCACGCCCGAGGAGGCCGATCAGGAGTGGGAGGCTGGCGATCCCCCGCTGCTCCGGAAGCGAGCCACCGGCGAGTTCACGGCGGCGCTGCTGCAGAACCTCGGCGCGGCGCAGATCGGACTCTCCTGCAACGGTGCGCACCCGCTCTTTCGGGACATCTTCCGGGATCTCGACGCCGACTTCGTCGATATGATCGCCGAGACGGCGCGGGTCCCCGCCGTCGACGACGGCGTGCTCGTGTTGGGCACCTCGCGGACCCTGGAGAAACGGCTGTACGACGACGACCTGGAGGCCGCGGGCGTCGAGGCGTTCCAGCCGACCCCGCGGAACGTCGATCGGCTGATGGACGTCATCTACGATCCCGAGTTCGGCATCAAGACGGGCACGGTCACCGACCGGGCGGAGGACCTGCTCTGCGAACTCGTCCGCGAGGAGTGCGATCGACACCCCGCGATCGACACCGTCGTGCTCGGCTGCACGGAACTTCCCCTGGCGCTGACGCCGGAGTCCATCCCGCGGCTGAAGGAAGAGGGAGCCCTCCCGGAACACCTGACGTTCGTCGATCCAACCCAGGTGTTGGCCGAACGGCTCCTCGACGACGCCGACGACGCGGAACCGCCGTCGGTCTCCCTCGCTGTCGACGACAGTCCCCACCTCGATTACGACCCGCCGTTCGCCGCGCGCGTCGGGTCGCTCTCGGAGATGGTGACGCTGCAGTCGAACCTGATCGAGTGGACGATGGAGTACTTCGCGGACCGCGGGGCCAGCGTCGGCGGCAGTTACCTGCACCTCCCCACGCTGTTTTTCGTCGACTACGATCGGCCGATCCCCCTCGATCTCGACGCGCTCGATCTCACGGTGCAGGAGTACGATGCAATCCCGTCCGAACCCGACGACGCCATCGAACGCGCCTTAGAGCGGAACTTCGAACAGGTCTCTCACCTGCTCTGA